From a single Methylosinus sp. H3A genomic region:
- a CDS encoding heavy metal translocating P-type ATPase: MTMDVDFSALATQGPDGARRLELALDGMTCAACIFEIEAALKRVPHLAAARVNYADRRLSLEWTAPTFDFGLVTERLRRMGYRARPFERESGEREERETSRRLLRCLAVAGFASVNVMLLSEAVWLGGDMDTVTRDFFHGVSALIALPAAAFAGQPFFTSAFAALRARRLNIDVPISLGVLLSLAMSVYETLTHAPHAYFDSATMLLAFLLLARYLDHAMRRKTRAVAANLAALRAPVACRLDTDGAKSFVPLAALAPGDRVLARPGERIPADGVVVCGQASLDESVVTGETQRRAVTAGDSVYAGAMNFDGALTMRVEAAAGGSLIDEIERLLDKATAARSRYMRLADRVSRLYAPLVHIAALATALAWLAAGASLHDALVTAIAVLVVTCPCALALAVPAVQVAASGALFRAGVLLNSADALERLAEIDTVVFDKTGTLTTPEPRVANAREIEPSLLELAARLAHSSRHPLARAVAREYPRAATLDGAREEQGAGVVAIVDGVEARLGDPRFCGLERDCAAAAREEASIIAFRHGERTAALVVRQTLRADARETIEALAARGLRVILLSGDRVAPVEATARALHIAEWRGAMKPADKVGRLEALRAQGRKILMIGDGINDAPALAAAHVSLSPIDATEIAQAAADAVFLGDGLAPIVTTIDAARQAHTLMRQNLALSLLYNAIAAPLAMAGMLTPLIAAVAMSSSSLVVTLNALRAGGETKREPSMQPAQQREAAA; this comes from the coding sequence ATGACGATGGACGTCGATTTTTCCGCGCTCGCGACGCAGGGTCCAGATGGCGCGCGCCGCCTCGAATTGGCGCTGGACGGCATGACCTGCGCCGCTTGCATCTTCGAGATAGAGGCGGCGCTGAAGCGCGTTCCACACCTCGCCGCGGCGCGGGTGAATTACGCCGACCGGCGCCTCTCGCTCGAATGGACGGCGCCGACCTTCGATTTCGGTCTCGTGACGGAACGCCTACGGCGCATGGGCTATCGCGCGCGGCCCTTCGAGCGCGAGAGCGGTGAGCGCGAGGAGCGCGAGACGTCGCGGCGGCTTCTGCGCTGTCTCGCCGTCGCCGGTTTCGCCAGCGTCAATGTGATGCTGCTCTCCGAGGCTGTCTGGCTCGGCGGCGACATGGACACGGTGACGCGCGATTTCTTTCACGGCGTCTCCGCGCTCATCGCTCTGCCGGCGGCCGCTTTCGCCGGCCAGCCCTTCTTCACCAGCGCCTTCGCGGCGCTGCGCGCGCGCCGCCTGAATATAGATGTGCCGATCTCGCTCGGCGTGCTGCTGTCGCTCGCAATGTCGGTCTATGAGACGCTTACCCACGCGCCGCACGCCTATTTCGACTCGGCGACGATGCTGCTCGCCTTTCTGCTGCTCGCGCGTTATCTCGATCACGCCATGCGCCGCAAGACGCGCGCGGTCGCCGCCAATCTCGCGGCGCTGCGCGCGCCCGTCGCCTGCCGCCTCGACACGGATGGCGCGAAATCCTTTGTTCCGCTCGCCGCGCTCGCGCCGGGCGATCGCGTGCTGGCGCGGCCGGGCGAGCGCATCCCGGCGGATGGCGTCGTCGTCTGCGGCCAAGCGAGTCTCGACGAGAGCGTCGTCACCGGCGAAACGCAGCGCCGCGCCGTGACGGCGGGCGATAGCGTCTATGCCGGCGCCATGAATTTCGACGGCGCGCTGACGATGAGAGTCGAAGCCGCGGCCGGCGGCTCGCTCATCGATGAGATCGAGCGCCTCTTGGACAAAGCGACGGCTGCGCGCTCGCGCTATATGCGTCTCGCCGATCGCGTCTCGCGACTCTATGCGCCGCTGGTGCATATCGCCGCTTTGGCCACGGCGCTCGCCTGGCTCGCGGCCGGCGCCTCGCTGCATGATGCGCTGGTGACGGCGATCGCCGTGCTCGTCGTCACCTGCCCCTGCGCGCTGGCGCTGGCCGTTCCCGCTGTTCAAGTGGCGGCGAGCGGCGCACTGTTTCGCGCCGGCGTGCTGCTCAATTCGGCGGATGCGCTGGAGCGCCTCGCCGAGATCGACACAGTGGTTTTCGACAAGACCGGCACGCTGACGACGCCGGAGCCGCGCGTCGCCAATGCACGGGAGATCGAGCCTTCCTTGCTCGAGCTCGCCGCGCGTCTCGCCCATTCGAGCCGTCATCCGCTCGCACGCGCGGTGGCGCGCGAATATCCGCGCGCCGCGACGCTCGATGGCGCGCGCGAGGAACAAGGCGCGGGCGTCGTCGCGATCGTCGACGGAGTCGAGGCGCGTCTCGGCGATCCGCGCTTTTGTGGGCTCGAGCGCGACTGCGCCGCCGCTGCGCGCGAGGAGGCCTCCATCATCGCCTTCCGCCATGGCGAGCGCACGGCGGCGCTCGTCGTGCGGCAGACATTGCGCGCGGATGCGCGCGAAACGATCGAAGCGCTCGCGGCCCGCGGCTTGCGCGTCATCCTTTTGTCCGGCGATCGCGTGGCGCCGGTGGAGGCTACGGCGCGCGCGCTTCACATCGCGGAGTGGCGCGGCGCTATGAAGCCGGCGGACAAGGTGGGGCGTCTCGAGGCGCTGCGCGCGCAGGGGCGCAAAATCCTCATGATCGGCGATGGAATCAACGACGCGCCGGCGCTCGCCGCCGCTCATGTGTCGCTGTCGCCGATCGACGCCACGGAGATCGCGCAAGCGGCGGCCGATGCGGTCTTTCTCGGCGACGGCCTCGCGCCCATCGTTACGACGATCGACGCCGCGCGACAGGCGCATACGCTGATGCGCCAGAATCTCGCGCTCTCGCTTCTCTACAACGCCATCGCCGCGCCATTGGCCATGGCGGGAATGCTGACGCCGCTCATCGCCGCCGTCGCAATGTCGAGCTCCTCGCTCGTCGTCACGCTCAACGCGCTGCGCGCCGGCGGCGAGACGAAGCGGGAGCCGTCGATGCAGCCCGCGCAGCAGAGAGAGGCCGCCGCATGA
- the ccoS gene encoding cbb3-type cytochrome oxidase assembly protein CcoS, protein MTVLLFLVPLALLLGALGLMAFVWSLNAGQYEDLEGAAARALSDDDLEDTQT, encoded by the coding sequence ATGACTGTCCTGCTGTTTCTCGTTCCGCTGGCGCTACTGCTCGGCGCGCTCGGCCTCATGGCCTTCGTCTGGTCGCTGAATGCGGGTCAATATGAGGATCTCGAAGGCGCCGCCGCACGCGCGCTCTCGGACGACGACCTCGAGGACACGCAGACATGA
- a CDS encoding TIGR02302 family protein: MTFWRKRNSDGRTDASPTLERLVRRSLTALAVERLSRIAAGLATLLLFFLAVSFSGLWLEIGATGRALGVGAFAVAALWIVGRGLVAGTPRRREALARLDASAGAHRPAASLEDTLSGDAPDSATSALWALHRSRLERKLATIEVAPPDPGLPRRDPFALRAAALVAAVAAAFVAGPDRTARLLSAFDWESGAGAASGARVDAWFDPPAYTGRPPIVLPQRAEGPWAQVSVPVNATLVVHSFGARGAAAASGGLAPIEGGKQRQASGETEERFKLTGDAAIALRGAGEFRIQAIPDRAPTIEITQPPRNNARGTMTLGFRTDDDYGVVSAEAVAALPAAAHPSRSLYPPPRLALPAPPTRGGLGETKATLDFSDHPWAGARVALTLVAHDEGGNDGHSAPLDVTLPERRFAKPLARALAEQRRNLALDPDHHARVLTAVGALSLGSALFETPSSVFLGLSAAKGRLETARDDADLREVADLIWAMALSLEEGDVSQAERDLRAAQKDLREALARGASEEEIAKLTQDMRAALENFLNGLGQKNGKNAERSAPERGDQRVLTEDDLQSMLSEIEKAERAGDFAEAQRLLDDLQDVLENLRPAQAGRADPRAREMSRALEEIDKLTREEQQLRDETNRGQQSGGQQSGGEPRRGGKGQSSASDETRARQKSLRDRLEREQDRLRRSGEASPDLADADKAMKEAEKALGPGGEGTGRAVDAQGRALQALRRGADQLASRMQGEGEEGEGQSGRAGRRAGMRPGEGADPLGRPTGRQRGQEAGARYDPLGLPPAVRARRVQEELRRRLGQPERPAEELDYFERLLRR; this comes from the coding sequence ATGACATTCTGGCGCAAGAGAAACAGCGACGGCCGGACCGACGCCTCGCCGACGCTGGAGCGGCTGGTGCGGCGTTCTTTGACGGCGCTCGCCGTCGAACGTCTGTCGCGCATCGCCGCCGGGCTCGCCACTCTCCTTCTCTTCTTCCTCGCGGTCTCCTTCTCTGGCCTCTGGCTGGAGATCGGCGCGACAGGCCGCGCGCTCGGCGTCGGCGCCTTCGCCGTGGCCGCGCTGTGGATCGTCGGACGCGGCCTCGTCGCCGGGACGCCGCGGCGGCGCGAGGCTCTGGCCCGGCTCGACGCTTCCGCGGGCGCGCATCGCCCGGCCGCCTCGCTTGAGGACACGCTCTCCGGGGACGCCCCCGATTCCGCGACGAGCGCGCTCTGGGCGCTGCATCGCAGCCGGCTCGAGCGAAAGCTGGCGACGATAGAGGTCGCGCCGCCGGACCCGGGCCTGCCGCGGCGCGATCCCTTCGCCTTGCGCGCCGCCGCGCTGGTCGCCGCCGTCGCCGCCGCCTTCGTCGCCGGACCGGATCGCACGGCCCGGCTGCTCTCCGCCTTCGATTGGGAGAGCGGCGCCGGCGCCGCCTCGGGCGCCAGGGTCGACGCCTGGTTCGATCCGCCGGCCTATACCGGGCGACCGCCCATCGTGCTGCCGCAGCGCGCCGAGGGGCCCTGGGCGCAGGTTTCGGTTCCGGTGAACGCCACGCTGGTCGTGCACAGTTTTGGCGCGCGCGGCGCCGCGGCGGCGAGCGGCGGACTCGCGCCGATCGAGGGCGGCAAGCAGCGACAGGCGAGCGGCGAGACCGAGGAGCGCTTCAAGCTCACCGGCGACGCCGCGATCGCGCTGCGCGGCGCCGGCGAGTTCCGCATTCAGGCGATCCCCGACCGGGCGCCGACGATCGAAATCACCCAGCCGCCGCGCAACAACGCCCGGGGCACCATGACGCTCGGCTTCCGCACCGACGATGATTACGGCGTCGTCTCGGCGGAGGCGGTCGCGGCTCTGCCCGCCGCCGCCCATCCGAGCCGCTCGCTCTATCCGCCGCCGCGGCTCGCTCTGCCCGCGCCGCCGACGCGCGGCGGCCTCGGCGAGACCAAGGCGACGCTGGACTTCTCCGATCACCCCTGGGCCGGCGCGCGCGTCGCGCTGACCCTCGTCGCCCATGACGAGGGCGGCAATGACGGTCACTCCGCGCCGCTGGACGTCACTCTGCCGGAGCGCCGCTTCGCCAAGCCGCTGGCGCGCGCGCTCGCCGAGCAGCGCCGCAATCTGGCGCTCGATCCCGATCATCACGCCCGCGTGCTGACGGCGGTCGGCGCGCTGTCGCTGGGCTCGGCGTTGTTCGAGACGCCCTCCTCCGTCTTTCTGGGCCTCAGCGCGGCGAAGGGGCGGCTGGAGACGGCGCGCGACGACGCCGATCTGCGCGAGGTCGCCGATCTGATCTGGGCCATGGCGCTCTCGCTCGAGGAGGGCGACGTCTCGCAGGCCGAGCGCGATCTGCGCGCGGCGCAAAAGGATCTGCGCGAGGCCTTGGCGCGCGGCGCCAGCGAGGAAGAAATCGCGAAGCTGACGCAGGACATGCGCGCCGCGCTGGAGAATTTCCTGAACGGCCTCGGCCAGAAGAACGGCAAGAACGCCGAGCGCTCCGCGCCGGAGCGCGGCGACCAGCGCGTGCTGACGGAAGACGATCTGCAATCCATGCTGAGCGAGATCGAGAAGGCCGAGCGCGCCGGCGATTTCGCGGAGGCGCAAAGGCTGCTCGACGATCTGCAGGACGTGCTCGAGAATCTGCGCCCGGCGCAGGCCGGCCGCGCCGACCCCCGCGCGCGGGAAATGTCGCGCGCGCTGGAGGAGATCGACAAACTGACGCGCGAGGAGCAGCAATTGCGCGACGAGACCAATCGCGGCCAACAATCCGGCGGCCAGCAATCCGGCGGCGAGCCGCGGCGCGGCGGCAAGGGCCAGTCCTCCGCCTCCGACGAAACGCGCGCGCGGCAGAAATCGCTGCGCGACCGGCTGGAGCGCGAGCAGGACCGGCTGCGCCGCTCCGGCGAGGCCTCGCCCGATCTCGCCGACGCCGACAAGGCGATGAAGGAAGCGGAGAAGGCGCTCGGCCCCGGCGGCGAGGGAACAGGCCGCGCGGTGGACGCGCAGGGCCGCGCGCTACAAGCGCTGCGACGCGGCGCGGACCAGCTCGCCTCGCGCATGCAGGGCGAAGGCGAAGAGGGCGAGGGCCAATCCGGCCGCGCCGGCCGCCGCGCCGGAATGCGCCCCGGCGAGGGCGCCGACCCGCTCGGCCGCCCGACGGGACGCCAGCGCGGCCAGGAGGCCGGCGCCCGCTACGATCCACTCGGCCTGCCTCCCGCCGTGCGCGCCCGCCGCGTGCAAGAGGAGCTGCGCCGCCGCCTCGGCCAGCCCGAGCGCCCGGCCGAGGAGCTGGATTATTTCGAGCGGCTGCTGCGGCGATGA
- a CDS encoding TonB-dependent receptor produces the protein MKFRRWLFSCASLAPYSLLGGALLVGPFPNAPAFAQDAQIEDVIVRGDEAGARREAQAQKAPRAIKVITSDTIEEQQLQTLDDFALKISNYRPNTSTAQWSFASIRGVGAGSNTGVGAHSATGFVLDNVFWQAPGFQWMNFTGISSFEVAYGPQGTAGGKNTTMGSVVVHSQVPSFARKATLETSYGSYGRTTEKVNVTGPIIEDALAYRVTAYFDRDNGFIHDQITGAGYGNFDRWGVRGQLLFVGDEISDRLIFSYASSNEYRNYFRSAIPIGNSSLIYANGTVPATSYAQNFASRLGRPVLTFDPYKPYMAREGTDPQRNYTVSNELNVGIGDYLLTSISAYGFERGLERGFSDGNQLAAIRSGSMDTYAGQGSQELRFSSPKGQPFEWQVGLYGFAEDVLSQMHHVQFGADATKWYSLPAALPGVTDWWHVKATSHQAAGYANATYHIDEQAAITFGIRDSWERRGGSASHRPSLYYGAQYSAFQQEQAIIASGGWGWSDTGHQAKYRNMLTALVNPEYKYNDNITLFGLVGRGEKASAVNITGTGPIYVKRDGVYYLVDHAPLLGNKPEVSWDYELGVKTNWLDERLFLNLTAYWTDLYNFQVVQSKTSYDTNGAPISVSNVGNAEQARMRGVEFDGRWSPIEKLWITFSGSLSDARWVKYTQAPAPSDWAWSTPANAPAGFVKAPQYMSLSNTRWTNLPRWAFRAGANYEQPLGAVFSGSGLGPWAEQPISAFGYFNVAYTDKVQLTNPWSVVQYWNRPYVDLSVGAGLKTSDNRYRLTFWGKNLFNVVPFMSWSPGSGSTPTSVTLGMPPVTYGGTLSVVLD, from the coding sequence ATGAAATTCAGGCGTTGGTTGTTCTCTTGTGCGTCATTGGCTCCCTATTCGCTGCTCGGCGGCGCGTTGTTGGTCGGACCGTTCCCGAACGCTCCGGCGTTCGCGCAGGACGCGCAGATCGAGGACGTGATCGTGCGGGGCGACGAAGCCGGTGCGCGCCGCGAAGCGCAGGCGCAGAAAGCGCCGCGCGCCATCAAGGTCATCACGTCGGACACGATCGAGGAGCAGCAGCTCCAGACCCTCGACGACTTCGCCTTGAAGATCTCCAATTACAGGCCGAACACCAGCACCGCGCAATGGTCCTTCGCGTCGATCCGCGGCGTCGGCGCCGGCTCGAACACCGGGGTCGGCGCGCATTCCGCGACCGGATTCGTGCTCGACAATGTGTTCTGGCAAGCGCCGGGCTTCCAGTGGATGAACTTCACCGGCATATCTTCGTTCGAAGTCGCCTATGGCCCCCAGGGCACGGCGGGCGGCAAGAACACGACGATGGGCAGTGTCGTCGTCCACTCGCAGGTTCCATCCTTCGCGCGCAAGGCGACACTCGAGACATCCTATGGAAGTTATGGACGCACGACCGAAAAGGTGAACGTCACCGGCCCGATCATCGAGGACGCGCTCGCCTATCGCGTGACCGCCTACTTCGACCGGGACAACGGGTTCATTCACGACCAAATCACCGGCGCGGGCTACGGTAACTTCGATCGTTGGGGCGTGCGCGGCCAATTACTCTTCGTCGGGGACGAGATAAGCGACCGCCTCATCTTCAGCTACGCTAGCTCGAACGAGTACCGGAACTATTTTCGCAGCGCCATTCCGATCGGCAATTCGAGCCTCATCTATGCGAATGGCACGGTTCCGGCGACCAGCTACGCTCAGAACTTCGCGAGCAGGCTCGGTCGGCCCGTTCTCACCTTCGATCCATACAAGCCGTACATGGCGCGCGAAGGCACCGATCCCCAACGCAATTACACCGTCTCGAACGAGCTGAACGTAGGCATAGGCGACTATCTGCTGACGTCGATATCGGCCTATGGTTTCGAGCGAGGCCTCGAGCGAGGCTTTTCCGATGGCAACCAATTGGCCGCCATTCGCAGTGGCTCCATGGATACATATGCCGGCCAGGGCTCGCAGGAGTTGCGCTTCTCCTCGCCGAAGGGGCAGCCATTCGAGTGGCAAGTCGGGCTCTACGGTTTCGCGGAAGACGTGCTGAGCCAGATGCATCATGTCCAATTCGGCGCCGACGCGACCAAATGGTACAGCCTCCCGGCGGCTCTCCCCGGCGTCACGGACTGGTGGCACGTCAAAGCGACCTCGCACCAGGCAGCCGGATACGCCAACGCCACCTATCATATAGACGAGCAGGCGGCGATCACCTTCGGCATAAGGGATTCCTGGGAGCGGAGGGGCGGGTCCGCGAGTCACCGGCCGTCGCTGTATTACGGCGCCCAATATTCGGCTTTCCAGCAGGAGCAGGCGATCATCGCTTCCGGCGGCTGGGGGTGGTCCGACACCGGCCATCAGGCGAAATACCGCAACATGCTCACCGCGCTCGTCAACCCGGAATACAAATACAACGACAATATCACTCTGTTCGGTCTCGTCGGCCGCGGAGAGAAAGCCTCGGCGGTCAACATAACGGGCACAGGTCCAATCTATGTGAAACGCGACGGAGTCTACTACCTCGTGGATCATGCTCCGCTTCTCGGCAATAAACCCGAGGTGTCGTGGGATTATGAGCTGGGCGTGAAGACGAACTGGCTGGATGAGCGCCTGTTTCTCAACCTGACCGCCTATTGGACCGACCTGTATAATTTTCAGGTCGTTCAAAGCAAGACGAGCTACGACACCAATGGCGCGCCGATCTCCGTCAGCAATGTCGGCAACGCCGAGCAGGCGAGAATGCGCGGCGTCGAATTCGATGGACGATGGAGCCCCATCGAGAAACTATGGATCACTTTTTCTGGCTCGCTGTCGGACGCGCGCTGGGTCAAATATACGCAAGCGCCCGCGCCGAGCGACTGGGCTTGGTCGACGCCTGCGAATGCGCCCGCCGGCTTCGTCAAAGCGCCGCAGTATATGTCGCTGTCCAACACGCGCTGGACGAATCTTCCGAGATGGGCGTTCAGGGCCGGAGCCAATTACGAGCAGCCTCTCGGAGCGGTGTTCAGCGGCTCGGGATTGGGGCCGTGGGCCGAGCAACCGATCAGCGCGTTCGGCTATTTCAACGTCGCCTACACGGATAAGGTTCAGCTGACAAATCCGTGGTCGGTAGTGCAATATTGGAACCGGCCCTATGTCGACCTCAGCGTCGGCGCCGGCTTGAAGACCAGCGACAACCGCTACAGGCTGACATTCTGGGGTAAGAACCTCTTCAATGTGGTGCCTTTCATGTCTTGGTCGCCCGGCAGCGGAAGCACGCCCACCTCTGTCACCCTCGGCATGCCGCCGGTCACCTATGGCGGCACGTTGAGCGTGGTGCTCGACTGA
- a CDS encoding twin transmembrane helix small protein produces the protein MMSSWSNIAVMVAVASVAIIVMLGLGNVLRGGDGNLSQKLMRWRVGLQFCALLLILAILASRH, from the coding sequence ATGATGTCCAGCTGGTCCAACATCGCCGTCATGGTCGCTGTCGCCTCGGTCGCCATTATCGTCATGCTCGGTCTCGGCAATGTGCTGCGCGGCGGCGATGGCAATCTCTCGCAAAAGCTCATGCGCTGGCGCGTGGGCTTGCAATTTTGCGCTCTGCTGCTGATCCTGGCGATCCTCGCCTCACGTCACTAG
- a CDS encoding cob(I)yrinic acid a,c-diamide adenosyltransferase, translating to MVRLDKIYTRGGDAGATSLVGGERRRKDDLRVEAYGAVDETNATIGLARLATASDAALDTMLARIQNDLFDLGAELATPGKPGEPPPENSLAIVQSQVDRLEREIDELNASLAPLKSFVLPGGTAAAAHLHLARTVSRRAERIMVALANAPDEAVGATALRYVNRLSDFLFVAARYANSKAGDVLWTPGATR from the coding sequence ATGGTCCGTCTCGACAAAATCTACACGCGCGGCGGCGACGCCGGCGCCACCTCCCTCGTCGGCGGGGAGCGTCGGCGCAAGGATGATTTGCGCGTCGAGGCCTATGGCGCCGTGGACGAGACCAATGCGACGATCGGCCTCGCGCGTCTCGCCACGGCCTCCGACGCCGCGCTCGACACCATGCTGGCGCGCATACAGAACGACCTCTTCGACCTCGGCGCGGAGCTGGCGACGCCGGGCAAGCCCGGCGAGCCGCCGCCGGAGAACAGCCTCGCCATCGTGCAGTCGCAGGTCGATCGGCTGGAGCGTGAGATCGACGAGCTCAACGCCTCGCTCGCGCCGCTCAAATCCTTCGTGCTGCCGGGCGGAACGGCGGCCGCCGCGCATCTCCATCTCGCCCGCACGGTGAGCCGGCGCGCCGAGCGCATAATGGTGGCGCTCGCCAACGCGCCGGACGAGGCCGTCGGCGCCACGGCGCTGCGCTATGTCAACCGCCTCTCGGATTTCCTCTTCGTCGCCGCGCGCTACGCCAACAGCAAAGCCGGCGACGTGCTGTGGACGCCGGGCGCGACGCGCTGA
- a CDS encoding thiol-disulfide isomerase, producing the protein MRARMRQALFAAGLAACAVAQFAGGSAIAAQEIAPFSRGSFDSIRKAHAGRPLVVHFWSVTCAICVSELADWAKLARETPGVDFVFVNADPENDRRRAEARMEKAGLRQAANFAFADRFVERLYFEVDRHWEGELPFTALVAASGGTQTVIGALDETQIKSWIGGKGAR; encoded by the coding sequence ATGCGCGCGAGGATGAGACAAGCGCTGTTCGCCGCCGGCCTCGCCGCCTGCGCCGTGGCGCAATTCGCCGGCGGGTCGGCCATAGCGGCGCAGGAGATCGCGCCCTTTTCGCGCGGCTCTTTCGACAGCATCCGCAAGGCGCATGCGGGCCGCCCGCTCGTCGTGCATTTCTGGTCGGTGACCTGCGCGATCTGCGTCTCCGAGCTGGCCGATTGGGCCAAGCTCGCCCGCGAGACGCCGGGCGTCGATTTCGTCTTCGTCAACGCCGACCCCGAGAACGACCGCCGTCGCGCCGAGGCCCGCATGGAGAAGGCGGGCCTGAGGCAGGCGGCCAATTTCGCCTTCGCCGATCGTTTCGTAGAGCGGCTCTATTTCGAGGTCGACCGCCATTGGGAGGGCGAATTGCCCTTCACGGCTCTGGTGGCGGCCAGTGGCGGGACGCAGACGGTGATCGGCGCGCTGGACGAGACGCAGATCAAGAGCTGGATCGGCGGCAAAGGCGCGCGCTGA